TTTTAATTTGTTGTCATGACTGTTTTCGTCAACCAAAACGGTGTCTAAGCGCTTTTTGGTGTCTTCTACTTTTTGTTGGGTTTCTTTAAGTTTTCCCATCATTCCCATCATATCTCCAAACATAATTTTCTTTTTTTTGATTATTTACAAAATTAGTAAAGAATTTAATGAAATCAACTAAAAACCTCAGAATAGCTTGAGATTATAACCATATGATTTACTTCTGAACGATTAACACGAATTCATACCTTTCTTAACTATAAAATACTTAAATTTAAAAATGTAAATCGTATAAAATAAAAAATTCAAGTTTATATTATCATCTTAAGCCTTATTTTTGCCCACTCTTGTAAAAAAGATAATAAGATGATAGAAAAAACAACTCAGGTTCAAGCTGCTATAGCAAAACAAATTCCTCATAAATTAAGTATCCATAACGATGATAGAATTGATAACTATTATTGGTTAAATGATAGAGAAAACCCTGAGGTGATCGATTATCTTAATAAAGAAAATGATTATACGAAAGCCTTGATGGCACACACTAAGGACTTTCAGAAAACGCTTTTTGAAGAGATGAAATCGAGAATAAAGGAGGATGATGCGTCGGTACCTTATAAACTAAATGGTTATTGGTACATCACAAAATATGAAGCTGGCAAAGATTACCCTATCTATACAAGAAAAAAAGGTACTTTAGAAGCCAAAGAAGAAGTACTTTTCGATTGTAATGACATGGCTAAAGATCAAGCTTATTTTAATCTCGGCGGACTGTCAATTAGCCCAGATAATACTATGGCAGCTTTTGCTGTAGATTTAGTGAGTAGAAGGCAATACACCATTCGAATTAAAAATTTAGTGACTGGTGAAATTTATTCTGATGAAATAAAAAATACCACAGGAAGTGCAGTATGGGCAAACGATAATAAAACACTTTTTTATACACGAAAAGACCCCGTTACTTTACGTTCAGAAAAAGTATTTAAACATAAAATTCATTCAGATAGTAAAGATGATGTAGAGGTGTTTTATGAAGCAGACGAAACCTTCAATACCTTTGTTTATAAGTCAAAATCTAAGAAGTATATTATTATAGGTTCATCGAGTACCTTGTCTTCAGAATATCGTTTTTTAAATGCTGATACCCCAGACGAAAATTTTAAGATTTTTCAGGAACGTACCGAAAACTTAGAGTATAATATTGCTCATTATGATGATAGTTTTTACATCATATCCAATATGGATAAGTCAACAAATTTCAAAATATCTAATACGAATTTAAAGGACACTTCAAAGGAGTTTTGGGAAGATGTAATCCCTCACAGAAACCATGTTTTAATTGAGGATATAGAGATTTTTAATGACTATTTAGTGGTGAATGAGCGTGAAAACGGACTCAATAAACTGCGTATTATCAGTTGGGATGGAAAAGAGGATTATTATATACCTTTTGAGAACGAAACCTATACTGCATATATTGGAAATAATCCAGATTTTGAAAGTCCTTTTTTAAGGTATTCTTATAACGCGTTAACGTCACCAAGTTCGGTTATTGACTATAATTTCAAGACAAAAGAAAGTGAGATTAAAAAGGAGCAGGAAGTTCTTGGTGGAAAGTTCAAGAAAGAAAATTACGAATCGAAACGTATTTGGGCAACAGCGCGTGATGGCGTAAAAGTACCTATATCATTAGTGTATAAAAAAGGAGTAAAATTTGACGGATCAGCACCTTTATTGCAATATGCTTACGGTTCGTATGGT
This genomic interval from Tamlana carrageenivorans contains the following:
- a CDS encoding S9 family peptidase, which produces MIEKTTQVQAAIAKQIPHKLSIHNDDRIDNYYWLNDRENPEVIDYLNKENDYTKALMAHTKDFQKTLFEEMKSRIKEDDASVPYKLNGYWYITKYEAGKDYPIYTRKKGTLEAKEEVLFDCNDMAKDQAYFNLGGLSISPDNTMAAFAVDLVSRRQYTIRIKNLVTGEIYSDEIKNTTGSAVWANDNKTLFYTRKDPVTLRSEKVFKHKIHSDSKDDVEVFYEADETFNTFVYKSKSKKYIIIGSSSTLSSEYRFLNADTPDENFKIFQERTENLEYNIAHYDDSFYIISNMDKSTNFKISNTNLKDTSKEFWEDVIPHRNHVLIEDIEIFNDYLVVNERENGLNKLRIISWDGKEDYYIPFENETYTAYIGNNPDFESPFLRYSYNALTSPSSVIDYNFKTKESEIKKEQEVLGGKFKKENYESKRIWATARDGVKVPISLVYKKGVKFDGSAPLLQYAYGSYGSTIDPSFSTVRLSLLDRGFIYAIAHIRGGEYLGREWYENGKLLTKMNTFTDYIDCSKYLIEQNYTSNKHLYAYGGSAGGLLMGAVINMNPELYHGVLAAVPFVDVVTTMLDDTIPLTTGEYDEWGNPNEAEYYHYMKSYSPYDNVKAQEYPNMLVTTGLHDSQVQYWEPAKWVAKLRKEKTDSNKLLLHTDMDSGHGGASGRFESLKEIALEYAFLLDLEGIRGK